CTCGTCCGCCCCCCCCGCTCAGGTCCGCCGCCGCCGCGCCGCCCGGTCCGCCTGCGCAGCGTCGGAGGACGCGCCGCTGTGCCGATCACCGTGCGTCCCCGCGACGCCGTCTCGCTCAGCGCAGGCCGCCGAAGAAGTCCCGGATGTCGGCCACCAGCGTCTCGGGGTCGGCCATGGCCACCAGGTGGCTGAGACTGGTGTGGTCCGACCACCGGCAGTCTCAGCTCACGGCCTTCCTGACGAGGTCGGTGATCGCCTTCTCCGCTTCGTCGCTCAACTCGGTTACGGCGTAGGAGGTGGGCCATAGGCCGTCGTCGCCGTCGAGGTGCGCCTCTGGTGTGAAGCCGAAGCTGGAATAACGTTCCTTGTCGACCTGGCCGCTACGGAAGAAGCACACGACCTTCCCTTTCCTGGCATAGGCAGGCTGCCCGTACCACAGCTTCGGTGACAACTCCGGGGCGTTGGCGGTGACGATGGCGTGAATGCGTTCGGCCGAGGCGCGGTCCGACGCCGCCATCTCGGCGATCTTCGCCAGGACGTCGAGTTCCTCGGCCGCCGCCTTGTTGCCGCGACCTCGGCTCGCCTCCTTCGTCAATTCGGCGGCGCGTTCCTTCATGGCAGCACGTTCTTCCTCGGAGAAGCCGTTCGTGCTCATCGCTGTCACTCCCCTGTTCGCGATCGGCGTGCATTGCCCCTGACGCTAAGGGCGGACCGGGCCGCACGCTTCTTGATTCCTGATCGATGCCCGCTTCGCCTGCGACTCGCCGCCGATTGTCGTTCGGTCCGATCGACCGGCGGCGGTTTCACGGGCCACGCAGACCGGTCAGGAATCAAGAAGCCCGCGCCCGGCAGCGCTACCTAGCGTGTTGACCGTGAACCTCACCATTGCGCACGTCTTCCTGCCGCACACCGATCCCGAGGCCGCGCTGGGCTTCTACCGTGACCTCCTGGGCTTCGAGGTGCGCAACGACGTCGGCTACGAGGGCATGCGCTGGATCACCGTCGGGCCGGTGGGCGTGCCCGGCGCGTCGATCGTTCTGCAACCGCCCGCCGCCGATCCCGGCGTCACCG
The Actinoalloteichus fjordicus DNA segment above includes these coding regions:
- a CDS encoding iron chaperone; translated protein: MSTNGFSEEERAAMKERAAELTKEASRGRGNKAAAEELDVLAKIAEMAASDRASAERIHAIVTANAPELSPKLWYGQPAYARKGKVVCFFRSGQVDKERYSSFGFTPEAHLDGDDGLWPTSYAVTELSDEAEKAITDLVRKAVS